The sequence GCAATGTTTTCAGTAAACAGTACGATGGGTTCAAAACTTACCCCCGTTAACGGTGTTGTGCTTTGCTTTTCGCGAACAATTTCAGCGAGTTCAATTTCAGTCATACCAACTTTAAGCAAAGATTCCATTTCAAGCATAATGCGATCATTATGATGCGATGCTTCGATTAATGTTGATATTTCGAAATCATCTTTAAGGGTACGAATTTGTTCAAGGTAAGGCGAACCATTTACAACCGTGTATCCTTTATTAATAAAAGGGATTAAAAAGCGGGAAGCCCAATTCCCATCGACTGCAATATTTTTGTGGGTGAGATAATTTTCGATGAGCGATGTTGTATCGTCACCATCTTCATAGACAATTGTTTTTATATCTTTCGGTGCTTCAAAAAGTTTGTTTAAAAACAAAATGGGTTCATGGTCTTTTCCGACCAAGAGTGCAATCATGCGCTCACCAACGTCAAAACGATGTCCAGTATAGTAAAAAATCATCATTTTATCTGAGATGATCAGTTGTGATTCCTGCATTAGATTTGTTAGTTTATCGATTCTTTTCATAGTGTTACTCCTTTTCATCATTATACGCTTGGTATTAAGGCAAATGCAATGTACATATAAGTATGTTAGAATATGAAAGAAAGGATGATACTCTATGAAACAAGGACATGAATCACAAGTTATTATCGTAAATCGTAATCCTTACGATTCCAGTATTCAAATTGTCATACCGCCGTTTCGTCCGATAAATCTTTTTGAAATTGAAGATAATTTTGAAGAAGTTAAACTAGAAATCGAAACAAAAATTATGAACCAAGAGGTTGCTGAACGTATTGTTCTATTCGTTTCTGCTTTCAAAGAATCGATGGAAGAAGGGGATGTCTTACCGATTGTTGAGTATTTTATTTCAAGTGATATTGAGAATATGGATCCTGATGAATTAAAGATGATCTTTGATGCAGTTAAGGAATTTATCACTTTGGTTAATGATGAGAATCGTTTAATGCATTAGAAAATCTCCTGCGATACTAGTACCTGTCAAGTTGACACTAAATAAAAAGTAGATTTATATTTGATAGGACTAAGATATCCAAGGTCTTTCTGGATACGTTCGGTATTATACCAATGAACGTATCCTTTTATTTTTGTTTTTGCTTCTTGTTTTGTTAATTTCCCATCGATTCTAATACATTCTTCCTTTAGTTGGGAAAACCAATTTTCTATTGGACTGTTTTGCCAGCAATGTCCAGGTTTCGACATACTCCTTATATACCCATGTTTTTCCAATTTATCAATATAGTACCCTGAATAGTAAAGAGAGCCTTGATCCGAATTGATCATTGCAATGTTAGAACTAGCCTTAGGAAGCCTCTTCATCGTATCTTTTTAATAATTCAATGTTATTTTTTGTAGAGAGAATATGCTATAATTTCATTATTAAAGAGATCTTTAATAGCAGATAGATACAGTAATCCGTCTGAACATTGAATGTAACTGACATCGGTTGAAAGCTTTTCTAGGGGTTTCGTTGATGTGAAGTCTTCATTCATTAGGTAAGGAGCCATTTTTCGATGGCTCTTTTCTTTTCTCAATTTTTCGAAAAACGGACGTCTTACTCTAACTTTGGTTTTGATATTCAGTTCGTTTTTGTATCGCCTTATAAGTTTATGGTTCAAGACAACGCCATGCACTTGCTCGATATGGTACTTTAAACGCATTGTTCCATATACTCCGTTTAATCTATTATGTTCACCTAATATAATATCAGCTGTCGCAGAATTAAAATTATTCATAACGGGTTTCCCGTTTTTTAACCACTTATAATAACTTTGCCTTACAATTTGCAATACATCACACAGTCTTGAAACAGGGTACTCTTTTTTAAGAATATCTATAATCTGATATTTTTCTATTCGTGTTGCATTTTTCGGATTTTCATGAGTAGAGTATAAGTCTTTTTAATAATTTCTATGTCCTCTACTTCTCCAGGTTTCTTTCCGCGTCTATCTAAATGTAGTGTTCCCTCCATAAGTTTTCTTTTCCAGTTTGCGATTGTGCCAGTGCGAACATTATATTTCTCACTGACACTTCTACATGATTTACCACTCAAAATCTCTTGTACAATCATTAACTTATCTTCATACGATCTTATCGTTTGTTTGCCCATAAAAAAATACCTCCAAAATTTAACTAAATATTAACACGATAGTGTTTTTTATTTAGTGTCAACTTTAAAGGTATTATAATCGCGGGAGATTTTTTAATTGGTAATGCGACGTATCATTACGATAAATTAAATGAGTTCCGTCTTCATCAAGAACGATTTTAGTGAGACTAGTTGAATCAAAATCTTCTTGGGTTATAATGGATGTCAAATTATGGTTCATAAAATAATTCGTTAATACTTTAAGTGTTATACGATGGGATACAAGTGCGATTGTTTTGCCGACATATTGAGTTGTCAGGGTTTTGACCACTGGAACGATGCGATTGTGTACATCTTCAAATCGCTCGCCAGGACCAACGGGTGTGTATCGTAGCGGATCGTTAAAAAAAGCATGCCATTGATCCGAATACTGTTTTTTAACATCTTGATGCACCTGTCCTTCCCAAACGCCCATTTCAATCTCTCGAATGCCTGGTTCTAATCGAATTGGTGTTTGTGGAAATACGAGTGACGCGGTTTCTTGTGCACGTTCACTGGTACTCACGATGACTTCATCAAAGTCTATCGATTCTAAACGTTTTTGAAGAAACATTGCTTGCTGTTTTCCTTCAGCCGTTAAAGGTGAATTTTTTGATCCTTGCATTCGATGTTCTTGATTCCATAAAGTTTTTCCATGGCGAATAAGATAAATTGTTGTTTTCATAATAACTCCTTGATTACAATTCATAAAAAAAGCACATAAGTGCTAATTGTTTTCGTTTTTATTTTTAATATCTTGTAATTGAATGGTAAGAGCTTCGATCGATATTGAAAGTTCTTTGAGTAGATAAACTAAAGAAATTACGAGAAGCACTAAACTCAGCGC is a genomic window of Erysipelothrix amsterdamensis containing:
- a CDS encoding M24 family metallopeptidase; translated protein: MKRIDKLTNLMQESQLIISDKMMIFYYTGHRFDVGERMIALLVGKDHEPILFLNKLFEAPKDIKTIVYEDGDDTTSLIENYLTHKNIAVDGNWASRFLIPFINKGYTVVNGSPYLEQIRTLKDDFEISTLIEASHHNDRIMLEMESLLKVGMTEIELAEIVREKQSTTPLTGVSFEPIVLFTENIADPHGVPSSRTLREDDVVLIDMGGIYQDYCSDMTRCFFMGENPEMEHLYKIVLAANKAGIEAVKPGSRLSDVDKATRAVIEAAGYGPYFVHRTGHGIGIECHENLDVSSKNDRIIEPGMCFSIEPGIYIPGKGGIRIEDLVHVTKDGVFVMNQCKKEFSDIKK
- a CDS encoding helix-turn-helix domain-containing protein, whose protein sequence is MGKQTIRSYEDKLMIVQEILSGKSCRSVSEKYNVRTGTIANWKRKLMEGTLHLDRRGKKPGEVEDIEIIKKTYTLLMKIRKMQHE
- a CDS encoding IS3 family transposase; this translates as MKRLPKASSNIAMINSDQGSLYYSGYYIDKLEKHGYIRSMSKPGHCWQNSPIENWFSQLKEECIRIDGKLTKQEAKTKIKGYVHWYNTERIQKDLGYLSPIKYKSTFYLVST
- a CDS encoding histidine phosphatase family protein, whose translation is MKTTIYLIRHGKTLWNQEHRMQGSKNSPLTAEGKQQAMFLQKRLESIDFDEVIVSTSERAQETASLVFPQTPIRLEPGIREIEMGVWEGQVHQDVKKQYSDQWHAFFNDPLRYTPVGPGERFEDVHNRIVPVVKTLTTQYVGKTIALVSHRITLKVLTNYFMNHNLTSIITQEDFDSTSLTKIVLDEDGTHLIYRNDTSHYQLKNLPRL